The Selenomonadales bacterium genome includes a window with the following:
- a CDS encoding FtsQ-type POTRA domain-containing protein, whose amino-acid sequence ESKMPKGVLRSILGAMICFILLIIFISSSYFRLAEIEVEGNQGLSDKEIIEMTGIAEDANILSIGLDRTCDRLMQDLRIEHAEATRVFPDRIRLVVSERTPLFYAAGGYGFLEIDKKGTVLAVHRSMNRMDVPVLTGCQLSDLYVGDVVSSEELKQVTDYLSGLSDDIIKQISEINIKDPARVYAYTSDSIYIDLGPIGRLAEKAPLTNEFLGAITEDGLAVKSIHLDYTVPVMKLRR is encoded by the coding sequence GAAAGCAAAATGCCCAAAGGCGTGCTTCGTTCGATATTGGGCGCGATGATATGCTTTATTCTGCTCATTATTTTTATCAGCTCGTCATATTTCCGTTTGGCAGAGATCGAAGTGGAAGGCAACCAAGGTCTGTCGGACAAAGAGATCATCGAGATGACGGGGATCGCCGAAGATGCCAATATACTGAGTATCGGCCTTGACAGAACGTGCGACCGATTGATGCAGGATCTTCGTATCGAGCATGCGGAAGCGACGCGCGTATTTCCTGATCGTATCCGATTGGTCGTTTCGGAACGTACACCGCTTTTTTATGCGGCGGGCGGATATGGCTTTTTGGAGATCGATAAAAAAGGAACAGTCCTTGCTGTACATAGAAGTATGAATCGTATGGATGTCCCTGTCTTGACGGGGTGTCAGTTATCCGATCTGTATGTCGGAGATGTCGTCAGCTCAGAAGAGCTTAAGCAAGTTACCGATTATCTGTCGGGCTTGTCTGATGATATCATCAAACAGATATCCGAGATCAATATCAAAGACCCTGCTCGCGTTTATGCGTATACGAGCGATTCTATCTATATCGACTTGGGACCGATCGGTCGTCTGGCCGAAAAAGCACCGTTGACGAATGAGTTCCTCGGTGCCATAACCGAAGACGGATTGGCAGTAAAATCGATCCATCTCGACTATACTGTGCCTGTTATGAAATTAAGGAGATAA